A DNA window from Candidatus Acidiferrales bacterium contains the following coding sequences:
- a CDS encoding RecQ family ATP-dependent DNA helicase: protein MIPRDRLQKGLEKFFGLKEFRPGQFEIINSVMSGFDTLAVMPTGGGKSICYQLPALLNDGLTLVITPLISLMRDQVAQINRNGLIATQLDSSLELDAIQERMRLVGASKVKLLYVAPERLGSKRFLGSLSSVRISLVAVDEAHCISQWGHDFRPHYTRISEFLDAIGFPTVLALTATATPDVQDDIVAQLKMRDPRVYISGFARENLSFRVLVESGKTQSILKFIKSQDPASRQSAGIVYAATRKSVDEIHDLLNANGIKALRYHAGLTGEERTKSQMEFLNSNRVMVATNAFGMGINKSDVRYIIHYEIPGTLEAYYQEAGRAGRDGKLSECILLFHQKDLGVQTYFIDSLYPEREEFTRAYNSILDSFSIHVGDRSETNLTVDASEIAGRTRLNSRKIESVVNILARSNVIQLAPNASAAAHIRSKVDMDSFKRAIDRTSSHDTRLILETILRLFGSSVFLEPQTASLEELSHKSDLDASTVNRTLSILQRSGILEYKPPSEGITFKMLERRTDRLPVNFQQLSLLRERAHQRLEQMVEYARTTSCRTNFILDYFGAEEIESGCGNCDNCTINKTFSMQGSEGLPSAVEIYRTILSLVKETQGRYGRSTYCKILLEGSGKLAEELRPKFSGALNQLPPQVVFAAFDFLLSREYLVRMKFINPTVSITEEGKKYLQTGISIPAKKQFKFRKALYKALRDERLSLSKELSLPVFAVVTDEDLIQIANARPSAEEEIVRYLPRVNSRDILRRLLQVCSDFAPSEKIHLPENERRIYELYLEKLTAAEIASLMQLSLQNVIDVFDLIKSNGYEVNFKNLIEKKRFKLITSQLEKTRNPVDAHAVLPDCELAEVILVSRVLSVSLGDRQP from the coding sequence ATGATTCCCCGTGATCGATTACAGAAGGGACTTGAGAAATTCTTCGGGCTGAAAGAATTCCGACCCGGACAGTTTGAAATAATTAATTCGGTAATGAGCGGTTTCGACACGCTCGCGGTCATGCCGACCGGCGGAGGAAAATCCATATGCTATCAGCTTCCCGCACTTCTTAATGACGGGCTTACACTGGTTATAACGCCGCTTATCAGTTTGATGCGCGATCAAGTTGCACAGATAAATCGTAACGGCTTGATCGCTACCCAGCTGGACAGCTCACTTGAGCTGGACGCGATTCAAGAGAGAATGCGGCTTGTCGGAGCAAGCAAAGTGAAACTTCTTTATGTTGCCCCCGAGCGATTGGGAAGCAAAAGATTCCTGGGGTCTTTGTCTTCAGTAAGAATTTCCCTTGTTGCCGTCGATGAGGCGCATTGCATCAGCCAGTGGGGACACGATTTCAGGCCGCATTATACTCGCATCTCCGAATTCCTGGATGCGATCGGATTTCCTACCGTCCTTGCTTTGACGGCAACCGCGACGCCGGACGTTCAAGACGATATTGTAGCACAGTTGAAGATGAGAGACCCCCGCGTTTACATCAGCGGTTTTGCCCGTGAAAATCTTTCATTCAGGGTTTTGGTGGAATCGGGCAAAACTCAATCTATTCTCAAATTCATAAAGTCTCAGGATCCTGCGTCTCGACAAAGCGCCGGAATAGTCTACGCGGCGACCCGCAAAAGCGTCGATGAAATTCATGACCTTCTCAATGCTAACGGAATAAAGGCACTTCGTTATCATGCCGGTCTCACCGGAGAGGAACGGACGAAATCACAAATGGAATTCCTGAACTCAAACCGTGTCATGGTGGCAACCAACGCGTTCGGCATGGGCATCAACAAGTCAGACGTTCGTTATATAATTCATTATGAAATTCCGGGAACACTTGAAGCATACTATCAAGAAGCCGGAAGGGCCGGCAGAGATGGAAAACTTTCCGAATGCATCTTGCTTTTCCACCAAAAGGATTTAGGAGTCCAAACATATTTCATCGATTCGCTTTATCCCGAGAGGGAGGAATTCACTCGAGCGTACAATTCGATCCTCGACTCGTTTTCGATCCACGTTGGCGACAGATCGGAAACTAATCTTACGGTTGACGCCTCCGAAATTGCAGGCCGAACAAGACTGAACTCCCGCAAAATAGAATCCGTCGTCAATATTCTTGCCAGGTCAAACGTAATTCAATTGGCTCCGAACGCTTCAGCAGCGGCGCACATCCGATCGAAAGTAGACATGGATTCATTCAAGAGAGCGATCGATCGAACGTCCTCCCATGATACGAGACTCATACTTGAAACAATTCTCCGTCTGTTCGGGAGCTCGGTGTTTCTTGAGCCGCAGACCGCTTCGCTTGAAGAACTATCTCATAAATCGGATCTCGACGCTTCAACGGTCAACCGCACTCTCTCGATCCTCCAGCGTTCCGGTATCCTGGAATACAAGCCGCCGTCCGAGGGAATAACATTCAAAATGCTCGAACGGCGGACCGATCGACTCCCCGTCAACTTTCAGCAGCTCTCGCTCCTCCGGGAACGAGCGCACCAGCGCCTCGAACAAATGGTGGAATATGCCAGAACAACGTCTTGCCGGACAAACTTTATACTTGATTATTTCGGCGCGGAGGAAATTGAAAGCGGATGCGGAAACTGCGACAACTGTACCATCAATAAGACTTTTTCAATGCAAGGTTCAGAAGGATTGCCAAGCGCAGTGGAAATCTATCGAACGATCCTGTCTTTGGTAAAAGAGACTCAGGGACGATATGGAAGATCGACTTACTGCAAAATTCTTCTGGAAGGGAGCGGGAAGCTTGCGGAGGAGCTTCGTCCGAAATTTTCCGGAGCCTTGAATCAACTTCCTCCGCAAGTCGTTTTTGCAGCATTTGATTTCCTCCTTTCGAGAGAATACCTGGTCAGGATGAAGTTCATCAATCCGACCGTGTCGATTACGGAAGAGGGAAAAAAATATCTGCAAACCGGGATATCTATCCCGGCGAAGAAACAATTCAAATTTAGAAAAGCACTCTACAAAGCTTTAAGAGACGAACGGCTCAGCCTTTCGAAAGAACTGAGTCTACCCGTATTTGCCGTGGTCACGGATGAGGATTTGATCCAAATTGCCAATGCCCGGCCTTCCGCCGAAGAAGAAATTGTCCGCTACTTACCCCGGGTGAATTCCAGAGATATTCTTCGACGTCTATTACAAGTCTGTTCCGATTTTGCGCCATCCGAAAAAATTCATCTCCCGGAAAATGAACGCCGGATCTACGAGCTTTACTTGGAGAAACTTACGGCGGCAGAAATCGCATCACTTATGCAGCTCTCGCTGCAGAATGTCATCGATGTCTTTGACCTGATTAAAAGCAATGGTTACGAAGTGAATTTCAAGAACCTGATAGAAAAGAAAAGGTT